In Daphnia magna isolate NIES unplaced genomic scaffold, ASM2063170v1.1 Dm_contigs171, whole genome shotgun sequence, the genomic stretch GTggaagttttaaaaataaaaatgtcagcTTGACAATCCCACAACATACCAAGCGTACGCTCGATAGGAAGTCGGTCGGCGTCTAAATCCAATGAGCGCGACAAATCATTTTTGTCGACAGTGGCCAACACAGAGCGTGACGACGACAACCACTGAACCATGTTAAATCCGCCCAGTTTCAATAACGCGGATACTTCTTGACGAAGTGTGATGGCCTCTTCTTCGGTTTCGGTGCAGTCCAAATAATTATCAACATAGATGTTGCTTAGTACCTTGTTTACGACGTTGGGGTAGAAGTGGCCAAAATCTTCGGCCGTACGTCTGAGCGCGAAAATGCAAGTAGTTGGAGAAGAGACTGCCCCAAAAGTGTGGACCGTCATTTGATAAGTTGTTGGTGTGTCTTTGCTGCCGGGTGTCCTCCATAAGAATTTGAGTAGCGACTGCTGGTGTTTCGGCACTTGAACTTGGTGATACATTTTTTCTATGTCACCTGAGATTGGGACCGGCAGCATCCGAAAACGCAAGATAACTCCTATTAAACCAGTTAAAAGATCCGGACCTTTGAATaattggtcattcagggacATTCCGCGATGTTTTGTGGAAGGATTGAATACTACGCGAACTTTGCCGGGTTTTGCGGCCGTTCGTACACCATGATGCGGCAATATCCATTCTTGGCCGTGTGGAACAGGAGTTGATGGCGCCGGGATGGCGTAGCCCAGGGAGATGTATTCTTCTACGACTCGAGCGTAATTTTTTGCGAAGATCGCATCCTTTTCGAAACGTCGCTCAAGAGAATGAAGATGTCGTAGTGCTACTTCTCGATTGCTGGGTAAATTTAGGGTTTCATTTCGCAGCATGAGCGCCACCTCATACCGCTCGCCAGTATGgcaaattgttttgtttaagatGCTCAGGGCCTTTTTGTCTTCATGGCTCATTGGCGGGTGTGCGGGAGAGTTGACACCGAAAGATTCCGTGAGCCAGAACTGTGTGACAGCATCTTCTAGTTTTTGAGACACAAGATGTTTGTACCCAAGAAAGATTTTCGGGGGCGACTTGTCATGTGGTTGCAACATCGAGGTTGGCACTGGGCCAGTTAGGCACCAACCAAAATGGGTCCGTATTCCATCAGGAGCTTCTATTCCCTCCGGAGGTATCCGGACGTCCAACACATCGTGGACTCGCATGACGTCACTTCCAAGAAGCACGGATACCTTATTGGAATCAATGAAAGGGAAGTCCAAGTCGTTCAAATGTTTCCACTGGTGTTTAAGAGCTGGCCAATTGATTTTCCGGCTCGTAACTTCCAACTTCGGGACAGCGTATGCATTTTTTACTGTGAAGGTACGACTCTGATCTCTTGGGAAAATATTGAAGGTAACTCTTGTTGTTTTGATTTCGGGATCGACGCCGTGAAAGGTTCCAAGTCGAGCGATTTCAGTCGGTCCATCTATTTTTAACTGGACGGCTAAATTTTGAAGGATGAGGGAAGCTTCATTTCCGGGATCCAGGAGAGCGAAGGTGTCGAATTTATTTCCATTATGTTCGACCGTCACGGGCACCACTTGCAATAAAGTAGTTATTTGAGCCCCATCTACGAAGTGGGTGGCtactaatttcttttcttcttttttgtgaaGAGGGGATTTCTCCGTTTGAGGTGGAGCTTTTTCCGATTCTTGATTTCTCCAAGAAATGCGTGGGGCGCCGTGCATCAAAGAATGATGGCGGAATTCACagtcttactttttttttgtacagtttttacattttttcttaCTTGTACATTCTTTGACCATGTGACCTTTGCTTAAACATTTAATGCAACACCCGGAACTTTTGATGAATTGCGCTCTCTCTTCTAGGGATTTTGTGCTGAACTTTGGGCACTGGGCGAGACGATGATCTTGTTTGCAAAGAAGACAAATTAACTTTTTCGTTTGGACTTCTGCttgatctttttcttttgatttataTTCTTGACTGTCTTGCTGCTGAGGCGGTAAAATGGTGTTTATTTTGGGGGGGAATCGAACGCCTGGATCTTTTTGCCGGCCCGTTTTTGGTCTTTGTTGATGCTGGTCTCTTTCGATCTTGATTTGACAGTGCTTGGCCATCATCTCACCTTTTACTACCGCATGCAGCCAGTCAACAAAATCTTGCAGGTTTAAACAACGAGGATGATTCTTACTTATCTTTTTCCCCACCTACTTTGGATGTCAAGAGGCATCTTCGAGTGAACTAGCTCCATAAGTGTCACGGAATAAAGTTCTTTTTCATAGCCGCCGCTCTTGAGTGAAGCAACGGACCCGTTGATGTTTTGCGAGGCTTTTAACAATGATTTATAGTCGTTCATATTCAATTTCGGCAAATTGATGAGTGATTGAATGTAAGATCTTGAAACCAGTTGCGGGTGACCATAAGTTTCTTCTAGTTCCCGAAGTGCTTTTTCATACAAAGCTGGACTGCTTAAAGAATCTCCGAGACCATCTCGAATATCTTGAGTTAAGCACTGCTTCAATATTGCCATATTCTGGGTCGTTGAGATAGATGAATTTTGGTGGACAAGATCTCTATAGATCGCAATGAAATCGGCCCATTTCTTTGAATCGCCGTCAAAGGGTTGTAGATCCAGTTTTGGTAGGCGAAAGacagaaaacaaatttttgctgttgaCGGACGTCTCGCATGTCTGGTTGACTGACCATTTTTGTGAATCGATAAATTCTTGTTTGTTCTCGCCATGCTCTTCATCTACTCGTTCCATCGTACGGAATGTCTGCTGCTTTGGTTTGGCACCggtttctttattattttgttcGGCCGTGTTTACCAAACTATTTGACGTGTACAAAGCTAATTTTTTGTCGAAAGCTGTAGCGAGTTCTCCGATGCGAGCCTCCAATTCTCgtttgaaatgattttttgCTGTCTGACGGGACACCTTTTCGTCTTCAAGAAGACGCTGTCGATTTCTTATATCTCCTTTTAAACCCGTTTCCAAATCctgccgctgctgctgctctaGGGCTAGGGCCTCGTTGCGTTCTTTGAGCCATGCTGCTAACTTTCGATTGTCTTCGGCGATTTCATTGATCGTTTGAGTCCTGATTGCCGCTTCATTGGCGTATTGTTGGTTGATCTGTGCTATATTGGATTGGAGACGTTGTAGCTCAATCTGAAGGTTTTGGCGAGCTATTTTTTCCTCCGCCAACTCACGGGATAAATCGTGCGTGGTTTTTTGTCTGGATGATGTACTGTGGACACTGTTGCTTTTATGAGAATCTGAGAAATGTGTTCTCTCATTGGACTTGAATAAATGAGATGGCAAACTGAACGAGGTGATTGTACTTTGAATTGATTAAGAAGTTGAGGGAGCTCTTGGTGCCGTTCTGATATAGTTGTCGATTCGCCCGTAACATTCCGTGGTGACTTGCTCCAACTTGGCGACCCACTCATGTTCCGGGTTTTGTCTTTGGGTTGGGGAAGACTGAAAGATATTGTGAGCCCTAATACATTCTTCAAGTTGGTTGGCTAGATTTCTTCTCATAAAATTCAGCTCGGTCAGACTACCTAGTTCAGCCATGTGTCTTTCTATTCTGTTGATTAATCTTGTATGTTGGGTTTTTACATTGGTTCGGATTTGTTT encodes the following:
- the LOC123467324 gene encoding uncharacterized protein LOC123467324 — encoded protein: MAEARTLSRNADIQTDETDEFPPLFLDRANKQIRTNVKTQHTRLINRIERHMAELGSLTELNFMRRNLANQLEEYSHKSNSVHSTSSRQKTTHDLSRELAEEKIARQNLQIELQRLQSNIAQINQQYANEAAIRTQTINEIAEDNRKLAAWLKERNEALALEQQQRQDLETGLKGDIRNRQRLLEDEKVSRQTAKNHFKRELEARIGELATAFDKKLALYTSNSLVNTAEQNNKETGAKPKQQTFRTMERVDEEHGENKQEFIDSQKWSVNQTCETSVNSKNLFSVFRLPKLDLQPFDGDSKKWADFIAIYRDLVHQNSSISTTQNMAILKQCLTQDIRDGLGDSLSSPALYEKALRELEETYGHPQLVSRSYIQSLINLPKLNMNDYKSLLKASQNINGSVASLKSGGYEKELYSVTLMELVHSKMPLDIQNFVDWLHAVVKGEMMAKHCQIKIERDQHQQRPKTGRQKDPGVRFPPKINTILPPQQQDSQEYKSKEKDQAEVQTKKLICLLCKQDHRLAQCPKFSTKSLEERAQFIKSSGCCIKCLSKGHMVKEYCEFRHHSLMHGAPRISWRNQESEKAPPQTEKSPLHKKEEKKLVATHFVDGAQITTLLQVVPVTVEHNGNKFDTFALLDPGNEASLILQNLAVQLKIDGPTEIARLGTFHGVDPEIKTTRVTFNIFPRDQSRTFTVKNAYAVPKLEVTSRKINWPALKHQWKHLNDLDFPFIDSNKVSVLLGSDVMRVHDVLDVRIPPEGIEAPDGIRTHFGWCLTGPVPTSMLQPHDKSPPKIFLGYKHLVSQKLEDAVTQFWLTESFGVNSPAHPPMSHEDKKALSILNKTICHTGERYEVALMLRNETLNLPSNREVALRHLHSLERRFEKDAIFAKNYARVVEEYISLGYAIPAPSTPVPHGQEWILPHHGVRTAAKPGKVRVVFNPSTKHRGMSLNDQLFKGPDLLTGLIGVILRFRMLPVPISGDIEKMYHQVQVPKHQQSLLKFLWRTPGSKDTPTTYQMTVHTFGAVSSPTTCIFALRRTAEDFGHFYPNVVNKVLSNIYVDNYLDCTETEEEAITLRQEVSALLKLGGFNMVQWLSSSRSVLATVDKNDLSRSLDLDADRLPIERTLGMLWDCQADIFIFKTSTRTAIKTKREVLQEISSIYDPMGFLSPVIMVAKILMQDVWRAGINWDDTLPPNLLSVWKAWATELEFIARLKIPRCFRKHRKPLEYELHVFTDASEAGFGACIYIRAKYSEENFALNLFLAKARVAPLRQLSIPRLELQAAVLGARLCSTAVKELGPIASNVIYWCDSQTVLQWIYSTKCKYHAFVAHRITEIADTSKSSQWRHIPGNLNPADDCSRGIPATHLTTQHRWLRGPDFLTMPEANWPSPIFIDEPSPDDVEVVPEKYVGSFLIKTPHPIYTLIQNSSNIITIKRIAAWLLRFLTNFNLSSKNLPRIGQSWLIPADIREATNLIIKVDQAHHLQMELDCVKRRKPVPATSKLASLSPTLDTCGVMRVGGRLQHASISEFAKHPIILDPTSQLSTMLIREVHERLKHASTEFTLYDLRQQYHVLRPRASIRRIIRDCFTCKLRNSKPDPPLMGPFPATRLQSHLLHFLTLE